The DNA window ATGTACCAGAAAACGCTGGAGCATCTATTGGCATGATGACACCTGAGCAGCTCACCGGTTATGTAGACACTCACTTGATCGACGCACGAGTGGGCACCCAATCCATTTTGCTTCATCCTCAAGCCGAGCGCGATCTGCAAACTTTGGTGCAAGCGGCTCAGTGTGCGGGTTTTCAGATGGAAATTGCCAGTGGTTTTCGTGATTTTTCTCGGCAGAAATCCATTTGGAACGGTAAGTTTTCCGGTCCAAAGACTATCTTAGACCAAAATTCGCAGCCTCTGGACAAAGCGTCTTTGAGTGAGCAGGAGAAAATGCTGGCCATTTTACGCTGGTCTGCTCTGCCTGGCGCCAGCCGTCATCACTGGGGCTGCGATTTTGATGTCTATGCCCGTGATCGGCTGCCAGACGGCGTTTCATTACAGCTTGAACCTTGGGAGTATACTCGTGGCCACCAACGAGAGTTTTCGCACTGGCTCAGCCACAACGTCTCTCACTATGGCTTTTTCCTGCCCTACCGGCGAGATCGCGGCGGCGTGGCCAGCGAGCCTTGGCACATCAGCCATATTGAAACGGCCACAAGCTGCTTAGCCCAGTTTCTCCATCAACGATTTGCAGCGGCAATTAAACGCGCATCCAATTGATGGAGTGGCGTGTGTTCTGGAAAACCTCACGCTCATCTACAATCAATTTATCGCCAACATTTGTCCGCCGGAGGCGACATGAAAGAGATTTTAACTAATCCTTGGGTCATCAGTTTTATTGTACTAAGCGTTATCGTCGGCAATATTGCCGCACTCAAGTACACGGCCAAAATGAAAATAGGTCAGATCGACAAACAGCGCGATAAAAGTGACTTAGACAAACTCAACGAGCTGGACAAAAAAGCTCACCAGCTTGATGACGAGAAACGCAACCACTGACCTTAGCCGTAAGGCCAGTGACTGTGCTTTCACGAAGGCGAAGCGTTAGTCTGCGCTGACTGAGAGTTCTACCGCACTCTCTTCGCTGCGCAGTTGCGTTTTACTGTCGAGCAGAAAAACTCTTTCTGGTGCCAGTTGAGCCTCATCCACCAAAAACGCTTTGACGGCTTTAGCGCGTGCTTCAGCCAGATTGCTCAATTGATTTTTGCTGATCTCTATCGAGTTTAACAGCTGATTATAAAGACCGATCATGAGAGTGGTTTCCACTTGTTCCGCTAACACCGCCTCCTCACCCGCTTTTTCAGCCAACTGTGCGGCGACTTTGCTGCGTTCTTGAACGATATCCAAGGATAACTGAGTTTCAGCCAGAGCCATTGCCGCGTAAGACAGGGGCTTAGATTCAGAGAGTCGACTGGCACTAAAATCGCTCGGCAGCGTCTCTAAGTTACTTTTTTGCAATAACATCTGCTGTAACTGCTGCTCGGCTAGCGCTTTACTGTCTTGCGCGAGTGCCACTGAAGCGGCCACGCTAATTTTTAGTTTGGGACGCGATGACAAGGCCTGGGCGAGCGTACTGAGCCGCTCTTGCTCCTTTGCATTTAACGTCGATGAGCCAAAGTCAAAGGCAATGAGATTAAGCTCCTCATCGGCGCCAACCAAGTCCGCTAGCAGTGAAAACGGCGCACTGACGGCTTTGACAATCACATTGCTGATCGCTTGCAAAATAATGCCGCCCACACTGAAGTCTGGGTCGTTGACATCGCCAGACACTTGCAAGCCCAGATCGATGACTCCGTCTTTGTCTTGCAACAAGGCAATCGCCAAGCTGATCGGCAGACTGGTCGCAAGATCCGACTCGCTGGGTTTACCCAGTTGCAGTTGATCAATCACCAAATGATTGTTCCCGAGCAATTGGTCCTCTTGCAATTGGTAATTGAGTGCCAGCGTCAGTTGTCCCTTGTCGATGTAATAGCCCGCATAAGTGCCCGAGTAGGGATTCACCGAGGTTAATTCAACACTTTTGAACAGTAAATCAAGATCCAAGTAAGGCTTTTCAATCAAAGGGTTGATTTCACCCTTGAGTGTCACTGGCGCATACCTGTCAATTTTTCCGCTAATATCGACCTGCGCTTTAGTGCCGGGCGTTGAAGAGAGATGACGCACATTTCCTTGTAAAGCTTCAATGCCAGATGCAAAATTTGGCGTCAGCGACTCATCAGCAAAATAGGCGGCCCCATTGGTAATGGTGATGGCTTGAATGTCGATCGCCAGCGGCTTGGACGCAGCAGAGGCTTCATCGCTCTGCACACTAATGGCCGTTCCTTCTTGCGTCTCGCTCTGCTGGACCAGCAAATTACCAATGTTGGTCTGCTTATCTTGCGCAATCATCACTTTGGCGTAAGGCGCGTTAAAATGGATGGTCTGAATGTCCAACGCATGCTTTTGCGCATCGAAATGGAGCGAATCTATCTCCATCTTCTGCCATTTCACCAACGGCTGATGGTGCATGCCATCTTTAAGCAGCAGTTGATCGATCGCCAATGTGCCTTGATAACTTGCTTTTCCGTTGGCATCTGCCTGATAACGGCCTTGGCTGGACAATTTTCCTTGCGAGAAATCGATATTCACATATGGCGTCAGATACGGTTGCAATTGAGTGAGGTCGAGCCCTTCAATTGCCATCTCCCCTTGTACGCTCAGCGCTTTCGCATCAAAACTGCCTCGGGTGGTCACCTCGCCGCGCGCCGTTTGTGGCAACGCCGCCATGCTAGAACTCAGCCCTAGTGACAACTCGTAATCAACCGCAGCATTGAGGTCGCTGCTTACCGGCCCAGCAACAAGCGACAGTGGATAAACACGCCAGAATACTCCTGAGCTTTGCGCTTGTTCCTTGAGATTGAGGTCTGTTTCACTTAATGAGAATTGAGCAAGACGAAGCAACCACGCACTATCAACGTCGCTGTTGTCCTCGACAGCGACGGCCTCTTCCTTGGCGGCGGGCTGATTCTTTAAGCGAAACAAACGTTGCAGATCGAGCCCTTGCTCGGAGAACTCAGCATCAACCCAAAGCCCTTGCAGATCAATCGCAGCAATATCAATATCCTTCGTTTGGCTGCTGAGCCGGATATCCTGCACAGCCAAACGAGGCAACGTGATTTTAGCCTGCTGCTCGGCGCTGACCGTCAGGTCGCTCAACTGCAGTTGCCCATCACTGACTGCAAACTGAAAATCTCCCCCTGCTTGTTGTGCCAGATAGTGGGCAGAAAAGTTAACCACGCCATCGGTGACCGCCGCATCCATCTGATCTTTGGCAAATGGCCAAAACGGTGGCAACGTTAACCCTTGCAGCTTAACCGTCCCATCGACCAACAAAGGTTGCAATTGAAACTGGCCACTGAGTTGCAACTCACTCTTATCTGCTCCCTGAATAGCAAATGCGTACTGATTGGCCTGTGTTTGGTTGGTCGGCTTCGACGACTTTTCCGCCGGTACAAGATGCATCGATTGAGTGTCGAACTGCTGCAAATGCAAGTTGAGCCCTTGATAGTTCAATTGCGCCCCGGTTAACTGGTCTTGAAAATGGAGCTGCCCACTGGCGATTTCTATTTTTTCGATACGTAACGCGGGAAGGGAAGATTCTGTACTTTGCGGCGATGGTGGTTGAGCTTGCTGCGTTTGCTGAGCCAAAGTGTCCAAGATGTCACTGAAGTTAAAGCGCACTTGGTTATCTTGTTGCAGACGCTGTATGCGCACTTGAGGCCCCGAGAGCGTGACGTATTCTAGCGTCGGCGTCAGAGTGAATAGGCTGCGCCAAAAACTCAATTGCAGCTCTAAGCGTTCAAACTGACTGAACGCTTGCACGCCATCGGCTTCTTGCAAGGCAAAACCGTCAACACGCACCCGCAACAAAAATGGGTTGATAGCGACTTGGTTGAGTTTCACTTCACGACCTAGCTGCTGAGCCAGCATCGGCGGCACTTTACTCTCTATCACCGTTGGTAGGATGACACCCAAACTCAGCGCATACAAAGCATAAGCGAAGAGCAGATAAATGGTATAACGGATAGGTTTTGCAACGCGGGTGAAGCGCTGAAGTAACTGCATGAGTTTGCTAGGCATGGCGAAGTCGGTGCTCTTGTGGCAATTCGGTCTGAGTTTTAATTCTACACAAAATTGCCATTATGAGCGGAATTGCAAACTAGGCTACATCACACTTTTGTCTTTCATCACCGTATCGATCCTATTGCTAACAGACTGTGACAGCCATTTGTCAGCAATCGCAAAAGTAAAAAAGCCGAATGTCTTTCGACACGCGGCTTTCAATCTTAAATCAATAAGTGCTTTTACTCTGGCGGTTACTCTTGCTTAGCCACGGCGGCCAATACTGGTGCGAGGGATTTTAGTAGTTCCTCTTCCACGGGCTTACCCGCAGAGTTGGTCACGTTAATGGAGGTTCGGTTACCCAAATCCCCAAACAAGAACGTGTAGGTTCCGGATTTAAGCTCCATCGGTTTCACGCCAATCTCATTCCAAAACTCATCATCAGGTGACGCGTACTTGGCTTTTAGCGTCCCTTGAGACTGGTTGCGCTCTTCGATATTAAAACCGATACGCGGCAAAATCGTTGGCAAACGCTGCCATAACACATTGTATGGCGTGCGCGCGATAATCACTGGGAATCCGCTGCGATCGCTGCCCATGGTAATGGGGATCTGTTTGACCAACTCTTGCGCTTTACGCTGTGCTTCGTCCCGCTTGTTTTGATCATATTGCGAGGTGACGAGGTTGGTCATAAAGACGTTGTAGCGCTCTTTATTGGTTAAGGTGACCGGTTTTATTTGCGTACCTTCCCGCCAATCAATCAAGCTGATGCGAAAACCGTAACGATTGTTGGCTTCAAAACGGTCAACTGAGTAACGGCTGCCGATATCGGTCTCTTCATCTTCCGATTTCCAAACCAGCCAACCCGTTTCAACATGCGTCTCTGAGCTGGTCTGGATAGGGATTTGACGCTCCGCCAGCATGTTTAGCACCGTTTGCCAAACCTCTTCCGCTTCTTCTTGCTTGATCAGCCATAGCGTGATCTCACCTTGGTTGCGTTCATAGCGCGCGCCTGGGATCAACTCCAAAATCTGCTGTGGTGGACGAATGTCGACCTCTTGGCCTATCCCGCCGCTAAAATTACCCTGTGGTATATCGAAATTGGGATAAAACTGCGCCGTCGCGCCTTCGGGGAGATTCCACGTTTGTAAATCAGCGGTTTCCAGATAGGTAAAATCGTCTTTGGCTTGACGACGTTGAGTTGGACTACTTGAACAAGCAGTGAGCACTAAAACAGCCAGCGAGCTAAGCACTAACTGACGAGAAAACTTCATTGAAACTCCTAAAGCGCCGGAGAATGCTCCGGCGTTACTACATCTATCTTAGAAAATACCAGCGTCGGTCATTGCTTTAGCAACAATTGGCTGCGCTTTTTCTGACAATTCAGTCAGCGGTAAACGAAGGTGACCACACTCAATTAAGCCAAGCTGTTGCGCGGCCCATTTGACTGGAATTGGGCTTGATTCGACAAACAGGTTCTTGTGCAGTGGCATTAAACGTTGGTTGATGATTTCCGCTTCTTCAAAGCGACCTTCTCTTGCTAAACGGAACATGTCGGCCATGTCTTTCGCCGCAATATTGTTGGTTACAGAAATCACCCCTTGACCACCGAGCTTAACAAAATCCAGCCCAGTCGCGTCGTCACCACTGAGTAAGATAAAATCTTCGCCACAAAGTTCACGGTGAAGGGCAACTCGTTTTAAATCGCCGGTCGCATCTTTAAGCGCGATGATGTTATCGATCTCAGCCAAACGCGCCACGGTTTCTGGCAAAAGGTCAACCGCCGTGCGGCCCGGCACATTATACAGAATTTGTGGCACCGTGCTGACTTCAGCAATGGCTTTATAGTGCAGATACAAACCTTCTTGAGTCGGTTTGTTGTAATAAGGAGTGACGCTTAAGCAGGCATCGATGCCTGAATCATTCAACAAACGGCTGAATGTGACCGATTCATGGGTGGCATTGGCACCCGTACCAGCAATAACAGGGATTCGACCATTGACGAATTCGACCGTTTTGTTAACTACTTTAACGTGCTCTTCCACCGTCAAGGTAGAAGACTCACCTGTGGTCCCCACA is part of the Vibrio cidicii genome and encodes:
- the dapA gene encoding 4-hydroxy-tetrahydrodipicolinate synthase, which translates into the protein MLSGSIVALLTPFKPDGEVDFDGLQKLVEYHIAAGTNGIVAVGTTGESSTLTVEEHVKVVNKTVEFVNGRIPVIAGTGANATHESVTFSRLLNDSGIDACLSVTPYYNKPTQEGLYLHYKAIAEVSTVPQILYNVPGRTAVDLLPETVARLAEIDNIIALKDATGDLKRVALHRELCGEDFILLSGDDATGLDFVKLGGQGVISVTNNIAAKDMADMFRLAREGRFEEAEIINQRLMPLHKNLFVESSPIPVKWAAQQLGLIECGHLRLPLTELSEKAQPIVAKAMTDAGIF
- a CDS encoding DUF748 domain-containing protein is translated as MPSKLMQLLQRFTRVAKPIRYTIYLLFAYALYALSLGVILPTVIESKVPPMLAQQLGREVKLNQVAINPFLLRVRVDGFALQEADGVQAFSQFERLELQLSFWRSLFTLTPTLEYVTLSGPQVRIQRLQQDNQVRFNFSDILDTLAQQTQQAQPPSPQSTESSLPALRIEKIEIASGQLHFQDQLTGAQLNYQGLNLHLQQFDTQSMHLVPAEKSSKPTNQTQANQYAFAIQGADKSELQLSGQFQLQPLLVDGTVKLQGLTLPPFWPFAKDQMDAAVTDGVVNFSAHYLAQQAGGDFQFAVSDGQLQLSDLTVSAEQQAKITLPRLAVQDIRLSSQTKDIDIAAIDLQGLWVDAEFSEQGLDLQRLFRLKNQPAAKEEAVAVEDNSDVDSAWLLRLAQFSLSETDLNLKEQAQSSGVFWRVYPLSLVAGPVSSDLNAAVDYELSLGLSSSMAALPQTARGEVTTRGSFDAKALSVQGEMAIEGLDLTQLQPYLTPYVNIDFSQGKLSSQGRYQADANGKASYQGTLAIDQLLLKDGMHHQPLVKWQKMEIDSLHFDAQKHALDIQTIHFNAPYAKVMIAQDKQTNIGNLLVQQSETQEGTAISVQSDEASAASKPLAIDIQAITITNGAAYFADESLTPNFASGIEALQGNVRHLSSTPGTKAQVDISGKIDRYAPVTLKGEINPLIEKPYLDLDLLFKSVELTSVNPYSGTYAGYYIDKGQLTLALNYQLQEDQLLGNNHLVIDQLQLGKPSESDLATSLPISLAIALLQDKDGVIDLGLQVSGDVNDPDFSVGGIILQAISNVIVKAVSAPFSLLADLVGADEELNLIAFDFGSSTLNAKEQERLSTLAQALSSRPKLKISVAASVALAQDSKALAEQQLQQMLLQKSNLETLPSDFSASRLSESKPLSYAAMALAETQLSLDIVQERSKVAAQLAEKAGEEAVLAEQVETTLMIGLYNQLLNSIEISKNQLSNLAEARAKAVKAFLVDEAQLAPERVFLLDSKTQLRSEESAVELSVSAD
- the bamC gene encoding outer membrane protein assembly factor BamC; the protein is MKFSRQLVLSSLAVLVLTACSSSPTQRRQAKDDFTYLETADLQTWNLPEGATAQFYPNFDIPQGNFSGGIGQEVDIRPPQQILELIPGARYERNQGEITLWLIKQEEAEEVWQTVLNMLAERQIPIQTSSETHVETGWLVWKSEDEETDIGSRYSVDRFEANNRYGFRISLIDWREGTQIKPVTLTNKERYNVFMTNLVTSQYDQNKRDEAQRKAQELVKQIPITMGSDRSGFPVIIARTPYNVLWQRLPTILPRIGFNIEERNQSQGTLKAKYASPDDEFWNEIGVKPMELKSGTYTFLFGDLGNRTSINVTNSAGKPVEEELLKSLAPVLAAVAKQE
- a CDS encoding DUF2897 family protein, whose protein sequence is MKEILTNPWVISFIVLSVIVGNIAALKYTAKMKIGQIDKQRDKSDLDKLNELDKKAHQLDDEKRNH